From the Leptolyngbya sp. O-77 genome, one window contains:
- the hpsU gene encoding hormogonium polysaccharide biosynthesis acetyltransferase HpsU: MAGKKQDSAELSNPIPIESAAVQRPGADGERLEPVLDAPPLIDLRQYDPRGFVRGRPGWVVMLWWLVQAIAFPLTLHSHHAPRRALLRLFGAKIGQQVTIRPTARFTYPWKVEIGDYSWIGDDVVFYSLAPIRVGTHCVISQKTYLCTGSHDVTDPAFGLVTGAIAIGNGAWVAADCFIAPGVNIGANTVIGARSAVFHSMPAQTVCWGSPCQVRGDRQILPKPELH, from the coding sequence ATGGCAGGAAAAAAACAAGATTCTGCTGAGTTGAGCAACCCGATACCGATTGAGTCAGCGGCAGTACAGAGGCCAGGGGCAGACGGGGAAAGGCTAGAACCTGTGCTGGATGCGCCGCCCTTGATAGATTTGCGGCAATATGACCCACGGGGTTTTGTGCGGGGGCGGCCCGGCTGGGTGGTGATGCTGTGGTGGTTGGTGCAGGCGATCGCCTTTCCGCTGACGCTGCATAGCCACCATGCGCCGCGCCGCGCCCTGCTGCGATTGTTTGGGGCAAAGATTGGGCAACAGGTCACCATCCGCCCCACTGCACGATTTACCTATCCCTGGAAAGTAGAAATTGGCGACTATAGCTGGATTGGGGATGACGTGGTGTTCTATAGCCTTGCCCCCATTCGGGTGGGAACGCACTGTGTCATTTCCCAAAAGACGTACCTATGTACCGGCAGCCATGACGTGACCGATCCAGCCTTTGGACTGGTTACTGGGGCGATCGCCATCGGCAATGGAGCTTGGGTCGCCGCGGACTGTTTTATCGCGCCAGGGGTCAACATTGGGGCGAATACCGTCATCGGGGCCCGCAGCGCTGTGTTTCACTCCATGCCCGCGCAGACCGTATGCTGGGGGTCGCCGTGCCAGGTGAGGGGCGATCGCCAAATTTTGCCCAAGCCCGAATTACACTAA
- a CDS encoding SLC13 family permease has protein sequence MENTPAILALGLFCTVIFLVMTEWIHFTIAAFLGALLLVFTNVMTLNEAIGYIGAGYSTIALFFGVMVLVRSFEPTKIFDYLATQMVILAKGKGSRLLLAIAGITSLVCAFLPNATTVMLLAPLLPPLAADVGVDFVPLLILMVLVSNSAGLLTLVGDPATFIVGDAINISFVEYLSRLSLGGAIALLTILVMMPVLFRRIWRTELTNLDQLPHPEINHPRVLAVGTIIVALVLVFFVIGESLPVPVSPAGVALMGAALALLLAHHSKIDTLNNILRDVDWSTLIFFMSIFVLIGGLQKTGVIGGISGILAAVLGQNIFLGSILLLFLVGLLSSVVPNIPLVVAMVPLLKQYLVNVGMAGQEVLEPSYAGQFSPEVLPLFYAMMFGATLGGNGTLAGASANIVAAGISEQHGRRISFKRFFHYGFPVMVAQLITSALFVTVRFLL, from the coding sequence TTGGAAAACACACCCGCAATTCTTGCTCTGGGCCTGTTTTGCACGGTTATTTTTTTGGTCATGACGGAGTGGATACACTTCACCATCGCCGCTTTTCTGGGGGCGCTGCTGCTGGTGTTTACCAACGTCATGACGCTCAACGAAGCGATTGGCTACATTGGCGCAGGCTATTCCACGATCGCCCTATTTTTTGGCGTGATGGTGCTGGTGCGCTCGTTTGAGCCAACCAAGATTTTCGACTATCTGGCCACTCAGATGGTCATTCTGGCCAAGGGCAAGGGCAGCCGACTGCTGCTGGCGATCGCAGGCATTACCTCCCTGGTCTGCGCCTTTTTGCCCAACGCAACGACGGTGATGCTGCTGGCTCCGCTGTTGCCCCCTTTGGCGGCCGACGTGGGCGTAGACTTTGTGCCGCTGCTGATTTTGATGGTGCTGGTATCTAATAGTGCAGGATTGCTGACGCTGGTGGGCGATCCGGCAACGTTTATTGTGGGCGATGCCATTAATATCAGCTTCGTCGAGTATCTCAGCCGATTGAGCCTGGGAGGGGCGATCGCCCTGCTCACCATTCTGGTCATGATGCCCGTCCTGTTTCGGCGAATCTGGCGCACCGAATTAACCAACCTCGACCAACTCCCCCACCCAGAAATCAATCATCCCCGTGTCCTGGCTGTCGGCACAATCATCGTTGCGCTGGTGCTGGTGTTTTTTGTCATCGGCGAGTCGCTGCCGGTTCCCGTTTCTCCGGCAGGCGTAGCCCTGATGGGAGCAGCGCTGGCCCTCCTGCTGGCCCACCACAGCAAGATTGATACGCTCAACAACATCCTGCGGGATGTGGACTGGAGTACGCTGATTTTCTTCATGTCAATCTTTGTGCTGATCGGCGGCTTGCAAAAGACCGGTGTCATCGGCGGCATTTCTGGCATCTTGGCAGCAGTTTTGGGACAAAACATTTTCCTGGGTTCCATCCTGCTGCTGTTTTTGGTGGGGCTATTGTCCAGCGTCGTGCCCAACATTCCGCTGGTGGTGGCAATGGTGCCCCTGCTGAAGCAATATCTGGTCAATGTGGGCATGGCAGGCCAAGAAGTGCTGGAACCGAGCTATGCGGGGCAATTTTCGCCAGAGGTACTGCCCCTGTTTTATGCCATGATGTTTGGCGCAACGCTGGGCGGCAACGGCACGCTGGCCGGCGCGTCGGCCAATATCGTCGCCGCTGGCATTTCCGAGCAGCACGGCCGCCGCATCTCCTTCAAGCGGTTTTTTCACTACGGCTTTCCGGTGATGGTGGCGCAACTAATTACCAGCGCTCTGTTTGTCACCGTGCGCTTTTTGCTCTGA
- a CDS encoding protein kinase domain-containing protein translates to MLQGDSLSEIIMRQPLPLPSFLNLTRQICLGLQCAHEGIPIDGEICPIVHRDIKPSNILITRDPSMGEVAKILDFGIAKTLQADSNQTNCFMGTLAYSSPEQMEGHELDARSDIYSLGVMMFQMLTGKMPLNADTHSFGGWYRAHHHQPPRSLTEANSSLRVPKALETLIMSCLAKSPGDRPQSANEVIKQLKPFEERYIPGLNVATVIGDTLNKVPVTKTKPPLSPDTISRAYSWPANKPIGDISFPNPIRTDQGMLPSIWVMLSEQEIFSRQACTRYNQFLFAPAPHPSLLWLTVLYTRKAGARWLSCYLDLKTPQGKQMVRLLSESGQYRLLFFAKEEPQRCANVMTSTIALAQCERLKQWLTMGQMTPGLNQFNTTKTQLKLALEDLKPKILMKLESLYDDGVDLSG, encoded by the coding sequence TTGCTCCAAGGGGATAGCCTGAGCGAAATCATCATGCGCCAGCCGCTGCCACTGCCCAGCTTTTTGAACCTGACGCGCCAAATCTGTCTGGGCTTGCAGTGTGCCCATGAGGGCATTCCCATTGACGGCGAAATTTGCCCGATTGTGCATCGCGACATCAAACCCAGCAATATTCTGATTACTCGCGACCCGAGTATGGGCGAGGTGGCGAAAATCTTGGACTTTGGGATTGCTAAGACGCTCCAGGCTGACAGCAACCAGACCAACTGTTTCATGGGCACGCTGGCCTATTCCTCGCCAGAACAGATGGAGGGGCACGAGCTAGACGCTCGCTCTGATATCTACAGCCTGGGCGTGATGATGTTTCAAATGCTGACGGGCAAGATGCCGCTGAATGCGGATACCCACAGTTTTGGCGGCTGGTATCGCGCCCATCATCATCAGCCGCCGCGCTCCTTGACCGAGGCTAATTCTAGCCTGCGGGTGCCCAAGGCGCTGGAAACGCTGATCATGAGCTGTCTGGCCAAGTCGCCGGGCGATCGCCCCCAAAGCGCCAACGAGGTGATTAAGCAGCTCAAGCCATTTGAGGAGCGCTATATTCCGGGACTCAACGTGGCAACGGTCATCGGAGACACGCTCAACAAAGTGCCCGTTACTAAGACCAAACCGCCGCTGTCTCCTGATACGATTAGCCGAGCCTATTCTTGGCCCGCCAACAAGCCCATCGGCGACATCTCGTTTCCCAATCCCATTCGGACTGACCAGGGAATGCTGCCTAGCATTTGGGTGATGCTCTCAGAACAGGAAATCTTTTCTCGCCAAGCCTGCACCCGCTACAATCAGTTTCTCTTTGCTCCTGCGCCGCATCCGTCGCTCCTCTGGCTGACGGTGCTATACACGCGCAAAGCAGGCGCACGCTGGCTATCTTGCTATCTGGACTTGAAAACGCCACAGGGAAAGCAGATGGTGCGACTGCTCAGCGAGTCGGGGCAATATCGTCTGCTGTTTTTTGCCAAGGAGGAGCCGCAGCGCTGTGCCAACGTAATGACCTCGACTATTGCACTGGCTCAATGTGAACGGCTCAAGCAATGGCTGACGATGGGCCAGATGACCCCCGGACTTAACCAGTTCAATACCACGAAAACCCAGCTCAAGCTGGCGCTGGAAGATCTGAAGCCCAAGATTTTGATGAAGCTCGAATCGCTTTATGATGACGGCGTTGACCTGTCGGGCTGA
- a CDS encoding protein kinase domain-containing protein has protein sequence MKPVPLANDLSSQRFENRKYGQGDRPSPDYSLTPCQVEFIGALSRMPSDPNIGRILQNRYQLVGLLGQGAMGKVYKAENNLLGGVPVAVKFLSQTLLNQKMRDRFMREATTCALLGQRSMHIVKVTDYGVDEDEIPYYVMEYLQGQKC, from the coding sequence GTGAAGCCAGTCCCTCTTGCGAATGACCTTAGTAGCCAGCGGTTTGAAAACCGCAAGTATGGTCAGGGCGATCGCCCCTCTCCTGATTACTCCCTTACTCCTTGCCAGGTCGAATTCATCGGAGCCTTGAGTCGGATGCCGTCAGACCCGAATATTGGTCGCATACTTCAAAATCGCTATCAGCTTGTAGGCTTGCTCGGTCAGGGGGCGATGGGAAAAGTCTATAAAGCGGAAAACAATTTGCTGGGCGGGGTGCCTGTGGCAGTCAAGTTTTTGTCGCAAACCTTGCTGAACCAGAAAATGCGCGATCGCTTCATGCGCGAAGCCACCACCTGCGCCCTGCTGGGACAGCGGAGTATGCACATCGTCAAGGTCACCGACTACGGCGTAGACGAAGACGAAATTCCCTACTACGTGATGGAGTACCTCCAAGGGCAGAAGTGTTGA
- a CDS encoding 2TM domain-containing protein, which produces MVDASATDERFGEGSRMEFYSQDEVQHILQVAIARQARSSGTVEHLTRAQLLEIAEELGISPGELHAAEIEWRAQSGEMQERQAFDQARKGRFQRRVTRYLIVNGFLAGCALLASGGASVMGVPYIALFWGMFLALDGWNTYGLTGDRYEEAFRRWQRRHRLKRSVHSLLNRWLKL; this is translated from the coding sequence ATGGTTGACGCGAGCGCGACGGATGAGAGATTTGGCGAGGGCAGCAGGATGGAGTTTTATAGCCAGGACGAAGTGCAGCATATCCTTCAGGTGGCGATCGCCCGCCAGGCGCGATCTTCTGGCACAGTGGAGCATCTGACTCGTGCCCAACTGCTGGAAATTGCAGAGGAACTGGGGATTTCTCCCGGCGAACTCCACGCAGCCGAAATTGAGTGGCGGGCGCAGAGCGGTGAGATGCAGGAGCGGCAGGCGTTTGACCAAGCGCGGAAGGGGCGGTTTCAGCGGCGAGTCACGCGCTATTTGATTGTCAACGGATTTTTGGCGGGCTGTGCGCTGCTGGCGAGTGGCGGCGCAAGCGTTATGGGCGTGCCCTACATTGCGCTGTTTTGGGGCATGTTTTTGGCGCTGGACGGCTGGAATACCTATGGACTGACGGGCGATCGCTACGAAGAGGCCTTTCGCAGGTGGCAACGTCGCCACCGCCTCAAGCGCTCCGTGCATTCATTGCTGAACCGTTGGCTCAAGCTTTAG
- a CDS encoding pentapeptide repeat-containing protein, whose protein sequence is MLYAVSWSHNLERSCLLCYTQNTCRIAAGHPTATGVNFRATWRLDWSRTYALAIKFFGLWTISRGCSTREIVQLRNSYLRNSYLRNSYLRNSYLRNSYLRNSYLSSGVLPNDKFFFVKVFQKVIKLLL, encoded by the coding sequence ATGCTGTACGCGGTTTCATGGAGCCATAACCTGGAGAGGAGTTGCCTTCTCTGTTATACGCAAAATACGTGCAGAATTGCAGCGGGGCATCCGACAGCGACAGGTGTGAATTTCCGTGCCACTTGGCGTTTAGATTGGAGTAGGACTTACGCACTTGCAATTAAGTTTTTTGGGCTTTGGACGATTTCTCGTGGGTGCAGCACACGAGAAATCGTCCAACTGCGTAACTCCTATTTGCGTAACTCCTATTTGCGTAACTCCTATTTGCGTAACTCCTATTTGCGTAACTCCTATTTGCGTAACTCCTATTTAAGTTCAGGCGTTCTACCAAATGACAAGTTTTTCTTTGTTAAGGTATTTCAAAAAGTTATTAAATTATTACTATGA
- a CDS encoding peptidoglycan-binding domain-containing protein yields MSLRLFLQSGVAACGPIGSTRSLAFWLGVAIASLFATVSPSLAQSVGSPAAGSPTPGQPIRLSQSALDDTLQLNDSSDAVAQLQTRLTQLGYYSGPISGTFGPLTQEAVIKFQEAQGLTADGIVGPATASALARAGSPASGAASSSDSLLQVGDAGPAVTALQQRLAIAGYYQGTVDGTFGPQTEAAVLAFQQAQGLAVDGIAGPATLAALANAPRAIAQTSPPATPSANPQGSAQPVSPQPITAAPPPVQSAPVEQPGLVTTPPPGVVDLASPVVSVPPIAPTAPPIATAPPVSPNPVLPPPSAGVLELQKQLSERGLYQGPLDGVMDLATQQAIEQAQRNYGLSLGDWTP; encoded by the coding sequence ATGTCCTTACGTCTTTTTCTACAGTCCGGCGTTGCAGCCTGCGGCCCAATCGGCTCGACTCGCTCTCTGGCGTTTTGGCTAGGGGTGGCGATCGCCAGCCTGTTTGCCACGGTTTCCCCCTCCCTAGCGCAATCCGTCGGATCGCCCGCAGCCGGATCACCCACCCCGGGGCAGCCGATTCGGCTCAGTCAGTCCGCCCTCGACGACACGCTCCAACTCAACGACAGCAGCGATGCCGTCGCCCAACTGCAAACCCGGCTGACGCAATTGGGCTACTACAGCGGGCCAATTTCGGGAACCTTTGGGCCGCTGACGCAGGAGGCAGTCATTAAATTTCAGGAGGCGCAAGGTCTGACTGCTGATGGCATTGTGGGGCCGGCGACGGCATCGGCGTTGGCTCGTGCGGGGAGTCCTGCGTCGGGGGCGGCTTCGTCGTCCGATTCTCTTTTGCAAGTGGGAGATGCAGGGCCAGCGGTGACGGCCCTGCAACAGCGGCTAGCTATAGCAGGTTACTATCAGGGCACAGTGGACGGCACCTTTGGCCCCCAGACGGAAGCGGCGGTGCTGGCCTTTCAGCAGGCCCAGGGGTTAGCAGTAGACGGCATCGCGGGGCCGGCGACCTTGGCGGCGCTGGCAAATGCCCCCCGGGCGATCGCCCAAACCAGCCCCCCCGCCACACCTTCAGCCAATCCTCAGGGTTCTGCCCAGCCTGTTTCTCCGCAGCCGATTACCGCTGCGCCGCCGCCCGTCCAGTCCGCCCCTGTCGAACAGCCCGGACTAGTGACGACCCCACCGCCCGGAGTTGTTGACCTAGCCAGCCCGGTCGTCTCTGTGCCGCCAATCGCCCCTACCGCACCCCCCATTGCTACAGCCCCGCCAGTCTCACCCAATCCCGTATTGCCGCCGCCCAGCGCAGGCGTATTGGAGTTGCAAAAGCAGCTATCGGAGCGGGGGTTGTATCAGGGGCCGCTGGATGGCGTGATGGATTTGGCTACTCAGCAGGCAATCGAGCAAGCGCAGCGAAACTATGGCCTGAGTCTGGGAGATTGGACCCCTTAG
- a CDS encoding diflavin flavoprotein has protein sequence MVALVDRAQKRLTLQTAPLAADTTAIRSLDWDRDRFDIEFTLENGTTYNSFLIRGDKVALIDTSHEKFRQLYLDCLTGLIDPAEIDYLIISHTEPDHSGLVKDVLQLNPKITVVGAKVAIQFLEDLVHRPFERKLVKSGDRLDLGQGHELEFVSAPNLHWPDTIFTYDHKTQILYTCDAFGMHFCDERTYDEDLAPLEADYKLYYDCLMGPNARSVLAALKRIGELPEIQTIATGHGPLLRHHVPEMMDLYRDWSQAQAKAATTVAVFYTSDYAHSERLAQAIAHGISKTDVAVELVDLKVAEPHEISVLVSIAAGLVIGMPPQSGPDAVSTKAALSTILAAAHAKQAVGLFESGGSDDESVYPLRNRFQEIGLTEAFVPILIKEAPTDATLQLCDEAGTDLGQWLTRDRSIKQMKALDNDLDKALGRLSGGLYIITAQKNDAASAMLASWVAQASLEPLGISIAVAKDRAIESFMHVGDRFVLNVLEEGNYQPLMKHFLKRFPPGADRFAGIKTYPAANGSPILADALAYLECEVVSRMECSDHWIVYSRVDTGRVSKPDSLTAVHHRKVGNHY, from the coding sequence ATGGTGGCTCTGGTAGACCGCGCCCAAAAGCGACTCACCCTCCAAACTGCGCCCCTCGCAGCAGACACGACCGCGATTCGCTCCCTCGACTGGGATCGCGATCGCTTTGACATCGAGTTCACTCTAGAAAACGGCACCACCTACAACTCCTTTCTGATTCGTGGCGACAAGGTAGCATTGATTGACACCTCCCACGAAAAGTTCCGCCAGCTTTATCTAGACTGCCTCACCGGGCTAATCGATCCCGCCGAGATCGACTATCTCATCATCAGCCATACGGAACCCGACCACAGCGGTTTGGTCAAGGACGTGCTGCAACTGAACCCGAAAATCACCGTCGTTGGCGCAAAGGTGGCGATCCAGTTCCTCGAAGACCTGGTGCATCGGCCCTTCGAGCGCAAGCTGGTAAAAAGCGGCGATCGCCTCGATTTGGGTCAGGGGCATGAGCTGGAATTCGTCTCTGCGCCCAACCTGCACTGGCCCGACACGATTTTCACCTACGACCACAAGACGCAGATTCTCTACACCTGCGATGCCTTTGGGATGCACTTCTGCGACGAGCGCACCTACGATGAAGACCTCGCGCCGCTAGAAGCCGACTACAAGCTGTATTACGACTGCCTAATGGGGCCCAATGCCCGTTCGGTGCTGGCAGCGCTGAAGCGGATTGGCGAACTGCCGGAAATTCAGACCATTGCCACCGGACACGGGCCGCTGCTGCGCCACCACGTCCCCGAAATGATGGATCTCTACCGCGACTGGAGCCAAGCTCAGGCTAAGGCGGCCACCACTGTCGCCGTGTTCTACACATCTGACTATGCCCACAGCGAACGACTGGCTCAGGCGATCGCCCACGGTATTAGCAAGACCGACGTGGCCGTGGAACTGGTGGATTTGAAGGTGGCAGAACCCCACGAAATCAGCGTGCTGGTGAGCATTGCTGCGGGACTGGTGATTGGGATGCCGCCACAGTCTGGCCCTGATGCAGTTTCTACCAAAGCCGCCCTCAGCACCATCCTGGCCGCGGCCCACGCCAAGCAAGCCGTCGGTCTATTTGAAAGCGGCGGCAGCGATGACGAATCAGTCTACCCACTGCGAAATCGTTTTCAGGAAATTGGCCTGACGGAGGCCTTTGTGCCGATTTTGATCAAGGAAGCGCCGACCGATGCAACGCTGCAACTCTGCGACGAAGCTGGAACCGACCTGGGGCAATGGCTAACGCGCGATCGCTCGATCAAGCAGATGAAAGCCCTCGACAACGACCTGGACAAGGCCCTCGGTCGCCTCAGCGGCGGACTGTACATTATCACCGCCCAAAAGAACGATGCCGCCAGCGCGATGCTAGCTTCCTGGGTCGCCCAGGCCAGTCTGGAACCACTGGGTATTTCCATTGCGGTGGCTAAAGACCGGGCCATCGAATCCTTCATGCATGTGGGCGATCGCTTCGTGCTGAACGTGCTGGAAGAAGGCAACTATCAGCCGCTCATGAAGCACTTCCTAAAGCGCTTCCCGCCGGGTGCCGATCGCTTTGCAGGCATCAAAACCTACCCCGCTGCCAACGGCTCGCCCATCCTGGCCGATGCCCTCGCTTACCTGGAGTGCGAAGTCGTCAGCCGGATGGAGTGCAGCGACCACTGGATCGTCTATAGCCGCGTAGACACGGGCCGCGTCTCCAAGCCCGACTCGCTGACGGCGGTTCACCATCGCAAAGTGGGTAACCATTATTAG
- a CDS encoding Uma2 family endonuclease, which produces MNLTLHLGTAIALTDEQFERLARANRDVRIERSATGELILMPPTGGETGNRNLEIITDLGIWNRAAKLGVAFDSSTGFRLPNGAIRSPDAAWIRQERWDALTPEDRKRFPPLCPDFVIELCSESDDWPMLQTKMREYVENGLVLGWLIDPRTRQVEVYRRDRPPERLENPASLSEEGLLPGFVLDLSGIWLFE; this is translated from the coding sequence ATGAACCTCACTCTCCACCTGGGAACGGCGATCGCACTGACCGACGAGCAGTTCGAGCGGTTGGCGCGGGCAAATCGAGATGTGCGAATCGAGCGGTCTGCAACAGGAGAACTGATTCTGATGCCACCCACAGGCGGAGAAACCGGAAACCGAAATCTGGAAATCATTACAGACTTGGGCATTTGGAACCGTGCGGCCAAGCTGGGCGTTGCCTTCGACTCGTCTACTGGCTTTCGGTTGCCCAATGGCGCAATTCGATCGCCCGATGCAGCCTGGATTCGACAAGAGCGCTGGGATGCCCTAACGCCTGAGGATCGCAAGCGGTTTCCGCCGCTCTGTCCAGATTTTGTCATTGAGCTTTGTTCCGAGTCGGACGACTGGCCCATGCTGCAAACCAAGATGCGGGAATATGTCGAAAATGGCTTGGTGTTGGGCTGGCTAATCGACCCCAGGACGCGACAGGTCGAGGTGTATCGGCGCGATCGCCCGCCAGAACGCCTGGAAAACCCTGCATCGCTATCGGAGGAAGGCCTTCTTCCCGGTTTTGTGCTGGATTTATCGGGAATCTGGCTGTTCGAGTAA
- a CDS encoding phosphate-starvation-inducible PsiE family protein: protein MQTPLKSDSGDRLSWLTRDHLVHALETIQDWIVISLCVGLFSFMVLQIRQMFLSLLPPLNFQEVTADILFLLILVELFRAVDYLYLQEQRVSIGVAVEVSIVSVLREVIVRGVLETSSTQILSACAFLVVMALLLVVRVWLPPTFEGIDPEKFVSSRRRAAWGEFPSRTGDRATQMRDTSP, encoded by the coding sequence ATGCAAACGCCGCTTAAGTCTGATTCGGGCGATCGCCTCTCCTGGCTCACCCGCGATCATCTAGTTCACGCTCTCGAAACCATTCAAGACTGGATTGTCATTTCGCTCTGCGTAGGGCTGTTTAGCTTCATGGTGCTGCAAATTCGCCAGATGTTTCTGTCGCTGCTGCCGCCGCTCAATTTTCAAGAAGTCACCGCCGACATTCTGTTTCTGCTGATTTTGGTGGAGCTATTTCGGGCTGTTGATTATCTATATCTGCAAGAACAGCGCGTGTCCATTGGCGTGGCAGTTGAGGTTTCGATCGTGTCGGTGCTGCGCGAAGTGATTGTGCGCGGCGTATTGGAAACGTCTTCTACGCAGATTCTCTCGGCCTGCGCCTTTTTGGTGGTGATGGCGCTGCTCCTGGTAGTCAGGGTGTGGCTGCCACCCACCTTTGAGGGCATCGACCCAGAAAAGTTCGTGTCTAGCCGTCGCCGCGCTGCCTGGGGCGAGTTTCCCTCTCGGACTGGCGATCGGGCCACCCAGATGAGAGATACTAGCCCTTAG
- a CDS encoding FprA family A-type flavoprotein, giving the protein MAELRPKDVQVAEVGANTLVLRSRTFDRLKFEVEYARQKGTTANAYLIQADQIALIDPPGASFSGLFIEELAHHVYLQRINYVILSHVNPNRLSTLKDLLNPEVAAQITFVCTRAAEVVLRESFPEQALRILVANAEETLDLGQGHCLHFIPTPTPRHPDALCTYDPATRILYSDKLFGAHVCDDALYDEHWRSLTDDRRYYFDCIHAAQSKQVESALDRLAEVTQSALILAPGHGPLVRYSASRLVFDYRYWCEQQDQQDFSVALLYASAYGNTATMAAAIARGLTQAGVTVASINCEFADPDEITAAIAKTDGFIIGSPHLGRPSPPARFRPLWASSCLLHPKLG; this is encoded by the coding sequence ATGGCTGAGCTAAGACCCAAAGACGTGCAAGTGGCGGAAGTCGGTGCAAATACTCTAGTGCTTCGATCGCGCACCTTTGACCGACTCAAGTTTGAGGTGGAATACGCCCGCCAAAAGGGAACCACTGCCAACGCCTACCTGATCCAGGCAGACCAGATTGCCCTTATCGATCCGCCCGGAGCCTCCTTCAGCGGGCTGTTTATCGAGGAGCTGGCGCACCATGTCTACCTCCAGCGGATCAACTATGTCATTCTCAGCCACGTCAACCCCAATCGGCTGTCTACGCTGAAGGACTTGCTCAACCCCGAAGTAGCAGCACAGATTACCTTTGTCTGCACCCGTGCCGCAGAGGTGGTGCTGCGGGAGTCGTTTCCAGAGCAGGCGCTGCGGATTTTGGTGGCAAATGCAGAGGAAACCCTCGACCTGGGACAGGGACACTGCCTGCACTTTATCCCCACGCCCACGCCGCGCCACCCCGATGCGCTCTGCACCTACGACCCTGCGACCCGAATCCTGTATAGCGACAAGCTGTTTGGGGCGCATGTGTGTGATGACGCGCTGTATGACGAACACTGGCGATCGCTCACCGATGACCGCCGCTACTATTTCGACTGCATCCATGCCGCCCAGTCTAAGCAGGTGGAGTCCGCCCTCGATCGCCTGGCCGAAGTCACTCAGTCGGCGCTGATTCTGGCTCCGGGGCACGGGCCGTTGGTGCGCTACAGCGCCAGCCGTCTGGTGTTTGACTATCGCTATTGGTGCGAGCAGCAAGATCAGCAGGACTTCAGCGTGGCACTGCTGTATGCCTCCGCCTATGGCAACACGGCCACGATGGCGGCGGCGATCGCCCGTGGGCTGACCCAGGCCGGCGTAACGGTGGCCTCGATCAACTGCGAATTTGCCGACCCGGACGAGATCACAGCAGCGATCGCCAAAACTGATGGCTTTATCATCGGTTCCCCCCACCTTGGCAGGCCATCCCCCCCAGCCAGATTCAGACCGCTCTGGGCATCGTCCTGTCTACTGCACCCAAAACTCGGCTAG
- a CDS encoding flavin reductase family protein: MDLLESKLQDSGYTLGFETLRVKFSPTEEILQQCEAAGAEFAQILKKTRKSRTLRQPAADARSDRTEQAVGRVTGSLCVMTAKQGTADIGILTSWVSQATFNPPGLTIALAKDQAEALLPETGDGFVLNILKEGRNLRRHFQKPMQPGEDRFAAVAHHPASNGCLVLDEAIAYLECQVQNRMECGDHWLIYASVDNGKVLETVGVTAVQHRKSGTYY, encoded by the coding sequence GTGGACTTGCTAGAGAGCAAGCTGCAAGATTCGGGCTATACGCTGGGCTTTGAGACGCTGCGGGTAAAGTTTTCGCCGACCGAAGAAATCTTGCAGCAGTGCGAAGCCGCCGGAGCCGAATTTGCCCAAATCCTGAAGAAAACCCGTAAAAGTCGCACCCTGCGCCAGCCCGCCGCCGATGCCCGCAGCGATCGCACAGAACAGGCCGTTGGTCGGGTCACGGGTTCCCTCTGCGTCATGACGGCAAAACAAGGCACCGCCGACATCGGCATCCTTACCTCTTGGGTGTCGCAGGCGACCTTCAATCCGCCAGGGCTGACCATCGCCCTGGCCAAAGACCAGGCCGAGGCGCTGCTGCCCGAAACTGGCGACGGCTTCGTGCTGAATATTCTCAAAGAGGGTCGCAACCTGCGCCGCCATTTCCAAAAGCCGATGCAGCCCGGTGAAGACCGCTTCGCGGCAGTAGCCCACCACCCCGCCAGCAATGGCTGTTTGGTGCTAGACGAGGCGATCGCCTATCTAGAATGCCAGGTGCAAAACCGGATGGAGTGCGGCGATCACTGGCTGATCTACGCCAGCGTAGACAACGGCAAAGTGCTGGAAACCGTGGGCGTGACGGCGGTTCAGCACCGCAAATCGGGAACGTATTATTAA